TACCAGCTGTTAATCGCTTGACCTGACAGTCTATCATACCGCAGACGACAGCAAAAAAGCCAGTATAACGGTCGCTATACTGGCTTTCATGTTTGCATTTCATTAACTGATATGCATTATTTAACTGCGTCCTTTAAAGCTTTCCCTGGCTTAAATGCAGGTACTTTGCTTGCAGGAATTTGGATTTCGTCACCAGTTTGTGGGTTACGGCCCTTACGAGCTGCACGTTCACGTACTTCAAAGTTACCAAATCCGATCAGTTGAACTTTTTC
This Lactiplantibacillus plantarum DNA region includes the following protein-coding sequences:
- a CDS encoding HU family DNA-binding protein; translated protein: MANKAELVNNVAAATNLTKKDATAAVDAVFASIQDTLAKGEKVQLIGFGNFEVRERAARKGRNPQTGDEIQIPASKVPAFKPGKALKDAVK